A stretch of Myxococcus hansupus DNA encodes these proteins:
- a CDS encoding ABC transporter ATP-binding protein: MSGIHVEGLGKRFGDRVAVEALSFHVRPGEVFGLLGPNGAGKTTTVRMLTGLLRPTEGEATVWGHRVDGDGEPLRKVVGLLTEQPGLYDRLTARQNLRFFMKLHELDEAAVWPRAQHYLARFGLGGREEEPVGGFSKGMRQKLAIVRTLVHDPKVIFLDEPTSGLDPESARTVRDAVAELASEGRTIILCSHNLAEVERLCERVAVVKRRLLAIGPIRELRHAGQALEVRVEGEAERFRDALAQLPFAPNVLAEGPRLRVMLAEDAHAPDVVACLVGAGARVHSAVPTQRPLEEVYLELLREGRG; this comes from the coding sequence TTGAGCGGCATCCACGTCGAGGGGTTGGGGAAGCGCTTTGGCGACCGGGTGGCCGTGGAAGCGCTGTCCTTCCACGTGCGGCCCGGAGAAGTCTTCGGGCTGCTCGGCCCCAACGGCGCGGGCAAGACGACCACGGTGCGCATGCTCACCGGGCTGCTGCGCCCCACCGAGGGCGAGGCCACCGTGTGGGGCCACCGGGTGGACGGCGACGGCGAGCCGCTGCGCAAGGTGGTGGGGCTGCTCACCGAGCAACCCGGCCTCTACGACAGGCTCACCGCGCGGCAGAACCTGCGCTTCTTCATGAAGCTGCACGAACTGGATGAGGCCGCCGTCTGGCCCCGGGCCCAGCATTACCTGGCGCGCTTCGGGCTGGGCGGACGCGAAGAGGAGCCGGTGGGCGGCTTCTCCAAGGGCATGCGGCAGAAGCTGGCCATCGTCCGGACCCTGGTGCACGACCCGAAGGTCATCTTCCTGGACGAGCCCACCAGCGGCCTGGACCCGGAGTCCGCGCGCACCGTGCGCGACGCCGTGGCGGAGCTGGCGTCCGAGGGGCGCACCATCATCCTGTGTTCGCACAACCTGGCCGAGGTGGAGCGCCTGTGTGAGCGCGTGGCGGTGGTGAAGCGCCGCCTGCTGGCCATCGGGCCCATCCGCGAGCTGCGGCACGCGGGGCAGGCGCTGGAGGTGCGCGTGGAGGGGGAGGCGGAGCGCTTCCGCGACGCGCTGGCCCAGCTCCCCTTCGCGCCCAACGTGCTGGCCGAAGGGCCGCGGCTGCGCGTCATGTTGGCGGAGGACGCGCACGCGCCCGACGTGGTGGCGTGCCTGGTGGGCGCGGGGGCTCGGGTCCACAGCGCGGTCCCCACGCAGCGTCCGTTGGAAGAGGTCTACCTGGAGTTGCTGCGCGAGGGGAGGGGGTAG
- a CDS encoding ABC transporter permease subunit — MAFRPKRALAVFWKDFLDLRMNVGLLVSMTVLPAVMVLVPIGVVYAYARTPHDADLRSVALFYDPTLPFGASAARFLVDKTLSDWFGMFLVMPVFVPILIASQSVAGEKERRTLEPLLASPVTATELVAGKSLAALVPAVTITWVAFVVFCVGVDIAAWPLVKAPLMPNAMWTFGVFVIAPLFAFFGNGVAVLISARVSEARMAQQLAALVVLPLVGLMGGQVAGVLKSGFGYYVLQGAVVLVLDAILLWASIRLLDRERLVSRWG; from the coding sequence ATGGCGTTCCGTCCGAAGCGGGCCCTGGCGGTGTTCTGGAAGGACTTCCTGGACCTGCGGATGAACGTGGGCCTGCTGGTCTCCATGACGGTGCTGCCGGCCGTCATGGTGCTGGTGCCCATTGGCGTGGTGTACGCGTACGCGCGCACGCCGCATGACGCGGACCTGCGCAGCGTGGCGCTGTTCTACGACCCGACGCTGCCGTTTGGCGCGAGCGCCGCGCGCTTCCTCGTCGACAAGACGCTCTCCGACTGGTTCGGCATGTTCCTGGTCATGCCGGTGTTCGTGCCCATCCTCATCGCGTCCCAGAGCGTGGCGGGGGAGAAGGAGCGGCGGACGCTGGAGCCGCTCCTGGCCTCTCCGGTGACGGCGACGGAGCTGGTGGCGGGCAAGAGCCTGGCGGCGCTGGTGCCCGCCGTGACGATTACGTGGGTGGCCTTCGTCGTGTTCTGCGTGGGCGTGGACATCGCCGCGTGGCCGTTGGTGAAGGCGCCGCTGATGCCGAACGCGATGTGGACCTTCGGCGTGTTCGTCATCGCGCCGCTGTTCGCCTTCTTCGGCAACGGCGTGGCGGTGCTCATCTCCGCGCGGGTGAGCGAGGCGCGCATGGCCCAGCAGCTCGCCGCGCTGGTGGTGCTGCCCCTGGTGGGCCTGATGGGCGGCCAGGTGGCGGGCGTCCTCAAGTCGGGCTTTGGCTACTACGTGCTCCAGGGCGCGGTGGTGCTGGTGCTGGACGCCATCCTGCTGTGGGCCAGCATCCGACTGTTGGACCGGGAGCGGCTGGTGAGCCGCTGGGGCTAG
- a CDS encoding SPFH domain-containing protein translates to MGIFDSIKGEAKRNFIARADSAKGDIIYKYPENNVRMLTQLTVDADEVALFVKDGKVEGKLGPGRHQLDTNNIPFLSRLIEGFTGGNLFISEIFFVSTREVAGVKFGGPIGDVRDPETGLGIGTMVYGDFSIRVTDPERLVVGLVGMGRTGNEELLGWFKNQVLKVTRDRIAELLVKKRWPLLDVTSGAYTEEIETEVISGLKPHVDGYGLTVVRMGNFHVSIKEEDEATLKKLGKDVAYSRLAGGFQQYAQGQAMLGAAEGMAKGGGSDGGGSGNALGGMGMGMGFGMAQQFMNQQQHQQRPPEPAPAAAPADTRSPAQRLKELKELKDAGVLSDDEYNAKRAELMKLL, encoded by the coding sequence ATGGGTATCTTCGACAGCATCAAGGGTGAGGCGAAGCGCAACTTCATCGCGCGGGCGGACTCGGCGAAGGGCGACATCATCTACAAGTATCCGGAGAACAACGTCCGGATGCTGACCCAGCTCACCGTCGATGCCGACGAGGTCGCGCTCTTCGTGAAGGACGGCAAGGTGGAGGGCAAGCTGGGGCCCGGCCGTCACCAGTTGGACACCAACAACATCCCGTTCCTGTCCCGGCTCATCGAGGGCTTCACGGGCGGCAACCTCTTCATCTCCGAAATCTTCTTCGTCTCCACCCGCGAGGTGGCCGGCGTGAAGTTCGGGGGGCCCATCGGTGACGTGCGCGACCCGGAGACGGGCCTGGGCATTGGCACCATGGTGTACGGCGACTTCTCCATCCGCGTGACGGACCCGGAGCGCCTCGTGGTGGGCCTGGTGGGCATGGGCCGCACGGGCAACGAGGAACTGCTCGGCTGGTTCAAGAACCAGGTCCTCAAGGTGACGCGCGACCGCATCGCGGAGCTGCTCGTCAAGAAGCGCTGGCCGCTGCTCGACGTGACGAGCGGTGCGTACACGGAAGAGATTGAGACGGAGGTCATCTCCGGGCTCAAGCCCCACGTGGACGGCTACGGCCTCACCGTGGTGCGGATGGGCAACTTCCACGTCTCCATCAAGGAAGAGGATGAGGCGACGCTGAAGAAGCTGGGCAAGGACGTGGCGTACTCGCGTCTGGCCGGCGGCTTCCAGCAGTACGCGCAGGGCCAGGCGATGCTCGGCGCGGCCGAGGGCATGGCCAAGGGCGGCGGCAGCGACGGCGGTGGTTCCGGCAACGCGCTGGGCGGCATGGGCATGGGCATGGGTTTCGGCATGGCCCAGCAGTTCATGAACCAGCAGCAGCACCAGCAGCGGCCTCCGGAGCCCGCGCCCGCGGCGGCTCCGGCGGACACGCGCAGCCCCGCGCAGCGTCTGAAGGAGCTCAAGGAGCTGAAGGACGCCGGCGTGCTCTCCGATGATGAGTACAACGCCAAGCGCGCGGAGCTGATGAAGCTCCTGTAG
- a CDS encoding CotH kinase family protein, producing MSRSVLLLCAVSLSACQEDAPPPDETQQHAEQSVPHVTIDGMDNTAGVLRGTIQGQGAIRAVGIQVDGELIGWAEVRGDQWSIRWRPLPGTRSVSVVAHDGSGEPGRAWLELDHVDFDAPHALYHAASLLTLPTAEGRVTRFTLDGSTPSASAPVYVAPLMLLRPSGEPAPLSEIPTNPPETPVDWRWLPPAEPVGRAAVVRFQQFVGTTPVGASGTRTYLIGASHGPLPVMSLTVDPEHLFGFEHGIYVPGRVHAEDPRPEWIWGNGNYHQSGKDWERPLHVEWFLPEGTPVISHGAGVRIHGSGSAALPHKSLRLYAKEDYGPKTFRAAIFPGSELEEFTRLIVRTSGQDLLSTKIRDCALQGLLRETSLHLQACRPTVLYINGEYWGLHELRERYDEYYVASHHGLNRKKVTILEHDGVLDTGEDGDEVPYRALLDYVRTNDVSQPEHFAHVESQMDVDDFIDYQIAEIFFANADWPQNNTKFWRYTEPEVNGPAAKDGRWRWLLYDLDGAFLGDPAYDSLARVLTDETLPEWSVVLLRNLLTNTDFKRRFVSRFLWHLDTTFTPERVTSHLDSLVGQVEAEMPAHIERWRYPTSLDVWRYNVDAMRAFAQVRPGHVRQHLEVAFGL from the coding sequence ATGTCCCGTTCCGTGTTGTTGCTGTGCGCCGTGTCGTTGTCCGCCTGCCAGGAGGACGCCCCGCCGCCGGATGAGACACAGCAGCATGCGGAGCAGTCCGTCCCCCACGTCACCATCGACGGGATGGACAACACGGCGGGTGTCCTCCGAGGCACCATCCAGGGGCAGGGCGCCATCCGGGCCGTGGGCATCCAGGTGGATGGCGAGCTGATTGGCTGGGCGGAGGTGCGCGGCGACCAGTGGAGCATCCGCTGGCGGCCGCTGCCGGGGACGCGCTCCGTGTCGGTGGTGGCACATGACGGCTCGGGTGAGCCGGGGCGCGCCTGGCTGGAGCTCGACCACGTGGACTTCGATGCGCCGCACGCGCTCTACCACGCGGCATCGCTGCTGACGCTGCCCACGGCCGAGGGGCGGGTGACGCGCTTCACGTTGGATGGCTCCACGCCGTCGGCCAGCGCGCCTGTCTACGTCGCGCCGTTGATGTTGCTGCGCCCGTCGGGCGAGCCCGCGCCGCTGTCGGAAATCCCCACCAACCCGCCGGAGACGCCGGTGGATTGGCGGTGGCTGCCGCCCGCGGAGCCCGTGGGCCGCGCGGCGGTGGTGCGGTTCCAGCAGTTCGTGGGGACGACGCCCGTGGGCGCGTCCGGCACCCGGACGTACCTCATTGGCGCGTCACACGGCCCGCTGCCCGTGATGTCGCTCACGGTGGACCCCGAGCACCTCTTCGGCTTCGAGCACGGCATCTACGTCCCCGGCCGGGTTCACGCGGAGGACCCGCGTCCGGAGTGGATTTGGGGCAACGGGAACTACCACCAGAGCGGCAAGGACTGGGAGCGGCCCCTGCACGTGGAGTGGTTCCTCCCGGAGGGGACGCCGGTGATTTCCCACGGCGCGGGCGTGCGCATCCACGGCTCGGGCAGCGCGGCGCTGCCCCACAAGAGCCTGCGCCTGTACGCGAAGGAGGACTACGGCCCCAAGACGTTCCGTGCGGCCATCTTCCCGGGCTCCGAGCTGGAGGAATTCACCCGGCTCATCGTCCGGACGTCGGGGCAGGACCTGCTCTCCACCAAGATTCGCGACTGCGCCCTCCAGGGGCTGCTGCGCGAGACGTCGCTCCATCTGCAGGCGTGCCGCCCCACGGTGCTGTACATCAACGGCGAGTACTGGGGGCTGCACGAACTGCGCGAGCGGTATGACGAGTACTACGTGGCCTCGCACCACGGCCTCAACCGCAAGAAGGTGACCATCCTCGAGCACGACGGCGTGCTCGACACCGGCGAGGACGGGGACGAGGTGCCCTACCGGGCGCTGCTCGACTACGTCCGGACGAACGACGTGTCGCAGCCGGAGCACTTCGCGCATGTGGAGTCGCAGATGGATGTCGATGACTTCATCGACTACCAGATCGCCGAAATCTTCTTCGCCAACGCCGACTGGCCCCAGAACAACACGAAGTTCTGGCGCTACACGGAGCCGGAGGTCAACGGGCCCGCCGCGAAGGATGGCCGTTGGCGCTGGCTGCTCTACGACCTGGACGGCGCCTTCCTGGGGGACCCGGCCTATGACTCCCTGGCCCGCGTGCTGACGGACGAGACGCTGCCGGAGTGGTCCGTCGTGCTGCTGCGCAACCTGCTGACGAACACGGACTTCAAGCGGCGCTTCGTGTCGCGGTTCCTGTGGCACCTGGACACCACGTTCACCCCGGAGCGGGTGACGTCGCACCTGGATTCCCTGGTGGGGCAGGTGGAGGCGGAGATGCCCGCGCACATCGAGCGCTGGCGCTACCCAACCTCCCTGGACGTCTGGCGGTACAACGTGGACGCGATGCGCGCCTTCGCCCAGGTGCGGCCCGGACACGTGCGACAGCACCTGGAAGTGGCGTTCGGCCTCTGA
- a CDS encoding ABC transporter ATP-binding protein has protein sequence MRLRSSLPGRERWEVDALSDAPALAAALEKALLSHVGVSKVSASAVSGRVLVFFIPDTLVTPVESLLREALQRLSSEPTSEPERGAVSGERSSRSLMALLPERARLVRPLALSVVSHGLSIAQGLLVVATLNAALAKRSGLPRGDADSRFGVVGTLLMLFTGVNQYVQHERKRAWRQLARNHEQALRARLLAAIEAQDVSTLDAQGTGRLLSLVTKDAARLASFLERDVDDAVNSALVILVSGTLLLTTSPLLVLVACLPVPFMVPLLRKLGRRTAAARTHQNERLDRFTQHLENSFAGIIDIKSFTAEQDDVRRVSESARRLADAELEAGEAASLEAHLMQGAFATGFVVMTLYGGWKARKGLLSSEVFARTMYLFPQVLGALGGVGGALGSYHSAVSSAERIQEMLASRPSIQGGPVRLPKAQVRGEVRFDDVSFGYAPSTTVIHGISLHLRPGETLAIVGPTGSGKSTLLKLLLRFHDVRAGSIQVDGHDLRELNLEDLRSAIGIVGQEPFLFEGTVKDNVLLGDPGASDAEVAEALDNAGASQFVEALPDRMDAQVGERGRKLSGGQRQRIAIARALLKKAPILALDEATSHLDYETEAAIQRSVRNASSRMSMIVVAHRLSTIRHADVILVLDQGRVREMGRHEALLAQGGLYAFLWSLQQGE, from the coding sequence ATGCGATTGCGTTCGAGCCTCCCCGGACGCGAGCGCTGGGAAGTGGATGCCTTGTCCGACGCCCCGGCGCTGGCCGCGGCGTTGGAGAAGGCGCTCCTGTCGCACGTGGGCGTATCCAAGGTGAGCGCCAGCGCTGTTTCGGGACGGGTCCTGGTCTTCTTCATTCCAGACACCCTCGTGACGCCGGTGGAGTCGCTGCTGCGGGAGGCATTGCAGCGGCTGTCCTCTGAGCCGACCTCCGAGCCGGAGAGGGGCGCGGTCTCCGGCGAGCGTTCCTCCCGTTCACTCATGGCGTTGCTGCCCGAGCGGGCTCGGCTCGTGCGGCCGCTCGCGCTGTCCGTCGTGAGTCACGGACTGTCCATTGCCCAAGGGTTGCTCGTTGTCGCCACGTTGAACGCCGCCCTGGCGAAGCGCTCCGGGCTCCCGCGAGGAGACGCGGACTCGCGCTTCGGAGTCGTGGGCACCCTGCTCATGCTCTTCACGGGCGTGAACCAGTACGTCCAGCACGAGCGCAAGCGGGCCTGGAGGCAACTCGCGCGCAATCACGAACAGGCGTTGCGAGCGCGGCTGCTGGCGGCCATCGAGGCGCAAGACGTGTCCACCCTGGACGCGCAGGGAACGGGCCGGCTCCTGAGCCTCGTGACCAAGGATGCGGCCCGGCTCGCCTCCTTCCTGGAGCGGGACGTGGACGATGCCGTCAACAGCGCCCTGGTCATCCTCGTCTCGGGCACCTTGCTGCTCACGACCTCGCCGCTGCTCGTGCTCGTCGCCTGTCTGCCCGTGCCCTTCATGGTGCCGCTCCTGCGCAAGCTGGGCCGGAGGACGGCCGCCGCGCGAACGCACCAGAACGAGCGCCTGGACCGTTTCACCCAGCACCTGGAGAACAGCTTCGCCGGCATCATCGACATCAAGAGCTTCACCGCGGAGCAAGACGATGTCCGGCGGGTGTCGGAGTCCGCTCGGCGGCTCGCGGACGCGGAACTGGAGGCGGGGGAGGCCGCCTCGCTCGAGGCCCATCTCATGCAAGGCGCCTTCGCCACCGGGTTCGTGGTGATGACCCTCTACGGTGGGTGGAAGGCTCGCAAGGGCCTGCTCTCCAGCGAGGTCTTCGCGAGGACGATGTATCTGTTTCCGCAAGTCCTGGGGGCGCTCGGCGGCGTGGGTGGGGCGCTGGGGAGCTATCACTCCGCGGTCAGCTCCGCGGAGCGCATCCAGGAGATGCTCGCCTCACGCCCGAGCATCCAAGGCGGTCCTGTCCGGTTGCCCAAGGCGCAGGTGCGGGGCGAGGTCCGCTTCGACGACGTCTCGTTCGGGTATGCGCCTTCAACGACGGTCATCCATGGCATCTCCCTTCACCTGCGCCCCGGGGAGACGCTCGCCATCGTCGGGCCGACGGGGTCCGGGAAGAGCACGCTCCTGAAGTTGCTGCTGCGCTTCCACGACGTGCGAGCCGGGAGCATCCAGGTGGATGGCCACGACCTCCGGGAGCTGAACCTCGAGGACCTCCGCTCCGCCATCGGCATCGTGGGGCAGGAGCCCTTTTTGTTCGAGGGGACGGTGAAGGACAACGTGCTTCTCGGCGACCCGGGGGCGTCGGACGCGGAGGTCGCGGAGGCGCTCGACAACGCGGGGGCGTCGCAGTTCGTCGAGGCCCTTCCGGACCGCATGGACGCTCAGGTGGGCGAGCGCGGCCGGAAGCTCTCGGGAGGGCAGCGACAGCGCATCGCCATCGCGCGCGCGCTCCTGAAGAAGGCCCCCATCCTCGCGCTCGATGAGGCGACCTCCCACCTCGACTACGAGACGGAGGCCGCCATCCAGCGGTCGGTCCGCAACGCGTCCTCGCGGATGAGCATGATTGTGGTGGCGCACCGGCTCTCCACCATCCGCCATGCGGATGTGATTCTGGTGCTCGACCAGGGGCGGGTCCGGGAGATGGGGCGTCACGAGGCGTTGCTCGCGCAGGGAGGGCTCTACGCCTTCCTGTGGAGCCTTCAGCAAGGTGAATGA
- a CDS encoding serine hydrolase domain-containing protein, which yields MTSEPGAVMDAVQREQIDGLFSAWDHAEGPGGAVGIYREGELIHARGYGAANLESAVPITPATVFHVASLSKQFTAVLVGLLAREGHFSLDDDIRRYLPELPKGPPITFRHIIHHTSGLRDQWDLLRLAGWRAADLKTTGDILWLATRQQALNFPTGTRYQYINTGYTLMAIAVERITGRSLQAQAEAHLFAPLGMQHTCFQDDHQKLVRNRALAYSREAGGPWKLNLPAYETIGPTGLLSTVEDFARWERNFLSPTVGDADFIRQLSRPGTFDDGRPLGYGFGLILGQYRGLPVAEHAGGDAGFASYFLRFPEQRLAVAIFCNAAELRPGPLTRRIADILLADHFKEAPSVDLHAPSWAGRAAGASDAAADAFEAMTGLYRDTWSGTTLGVEDRGGRLFLVPSTGGTYELLPAGPGCWRFPDVEAQCQFTPAREDAPARMQVTHAGQTTALCERVEVAPKRPESLAEYAGTYRSDDLGVHYTLAVSGASLVLRREKFAEARVQFTSEDDGATRSGDGLHLRFVRDSRGHISGLLVSAERAWNIHFVRA from the coding sequence ATGACGTCCGAACCGGGGGCCGTGATGGATGCCGTGCAGCGAGAGCAGATTGACGGTTTGTTCAGCGCCTGGGACCACGCGGAGGGGCCCGGCGGCGCCGTGGGCATCTATCGGGAGGGCGAGCTCATCCACGCGCGGGGCTATGGCGCCGCGAACCTGGAGAGCGCGGTCCCCATCACCCCGGCCACCGTGTTCCATGTGGCTTCGCTCTCCAAGCAGTTCACCGCCGTGCTGGTGGGGCTCCTGGCGCGAGAGGGGCACTTCTCCCTTGATGACGACATCCGGCGCTACCTGCCGGAGCTGCCCAAGGGGCCGCCCATCACCTTCCGGCACATCATCCACCATACCAGCGGCCTGCGAGACCAATGGGACCTGCTGCGTTTGGCGGGCTGGCGCGCCGCGGACCTCAAGACGACCGGTGACATCCTGTGGCTGGCCACGCGCCAGCAGGCGTTGAACTTCCCGACTGGCACCCGGTATCAGTACATCAACACCGGCTACACCTTGATGGCCATCGCCGTCGAGCGCATCACCGGCCGCTCCCTGCAGGCGCAGGCCGAGGCGCACCTCTTCGCGCCGCTCGGGATGCAGCACACGTGCTTCCAGGACGACCATCAGAAGCTCGTCCGGAATCGCGCCCTGGCCTACTCGCGCGAAGCGGGCGGGCCGTGGAAGCTCAACCTCCCCGCGTATGAAACCATTGGCCCCACGGGCCTGCTCTCCACGGTCGAGGACTTCGCGCGCTGGGAGCGCAACTTCCTCTCCCCGACGGTGGGAGACGCGGACTTCATCCGGCAGCTCTCGCGGCCAGGCACCTTCGACGACGGGCGGCCGCTCGGTTATGGGTTTGGCCTCATCCTGGGGCAATACCGGGGCCTGCCCGTCGCGGAGCACGCGGGAGGTGACGCGGGCTTTGCGTCCTACTTCCTTCGCTTTCCCGAGCAGCGCCTCGCGGTCGCCATCTTCTGCAACGCCGCGGAGCTGCGGCCAGGACCGCTGACGCGGCGAATCGCCGACATCCTCCTGGCGGACCACTTCAAGGAAGCGCCGTCGGTGGACCTGCATGCGCCTTCATGGGCGGGCCGGGCCGCGGGAGCCTCCGACGCCGCCGCGGACGCGTTCGAGGCCATGACGGGCCTCTACCGGGACACGTGGAGTGGGACGACGCTCGGGGTCGAGGACCGGGGAGGAAGGCTCTTCCTCGTGCCCAGCACCGGCGGAACGTACGAGCTGTTGCCGGCCGGTCCTGGCTGCTGGCGCTTCCCGGATGTGGAGGCGCAATGCCAGTTCACGCCAGCGAGGGAGGATGCGCCGGCCCGGATGCAGGTGACGCACGCGGGGCAGACCACAGCGCTCTGTGAGCGCGTCGAGGTGGCGCCCAAGAGGCCCGAGTCGCTGGCCGAGTACGCCGGCACCTACCGGAGCGATGACCTGGGCGTTCACTACACGCTCGCCGTCTCGGGCGCGTCCCTGGTCCTGCGGCGGGAGAAGTTCGCGGAGGCCCGTGTCCAGTTCACCTCGGAGGACGATGGCGCGACTCGCAGCGGGGACGGGCTCCACCTTCGCTTCGTCCGGGACTCGCGAGGCCACATCAGCGGCCTGCTCGTGAGCGCCGAACGGGCCTGGAACATCCACTTCGTTCGCGCATGA
- a CDS encoding DUF5132 domain-containing protein — protein sequence MNRPFIALASFTLGAVVGARLDREALRKQLQPLAESALKNGKAVGAELRRQAARFVEDLEDLVAEVMAEQGTGSTHPAPKKEGSSPDSSSTA from the coding sequence ATGAATCGACCATTCATTGCCCTCGCCTCATTCACCCTGGGCGCGGTCGTGGGTGCCAGGCTCGACCGCGAAGCGTTGCGAAAGCAGCTCCAGCCACTGGCGGAGAGCGCCCTGAAGAATGGCAAAGCCGTGGGAGCCGAGCTTCGCCGGCAGGCGGCCCGGTTCGTCGAGGATCTCGAAGACCTGGTCGCGGAGGTGATGGCCGAGCAGGGGACGGGAAGCACCCACCCCGCCCCCAAAAAAGAAGGCTCCAGCCCGGACTCCTCCTCCACCGCGTGA
- a CDS encoding 2OG-Fe(II) oxygenase yields MEPLARADWFKFRSVDFTQLDALEDCLEAFAKRELDGVVIRQVYPEAYMREISSRIERHEPPFHVFPRGADPHKARQGKHLYGITLVAADRDLPEYFRVAEGFRVQCRDLFRDGADYEARLKSIFEVLGGGRSVELPRNPDGQGYMPATIRILPSGAAIDLHCDNNLSHHPSYAHLKTVCDVSDQLSFFLTLNAPGGGGELFVYSRRWSDSDDVGSQYVVSKDASLVEGCECLALKPQPGDLILFAGGRIYHRVAPTEGTRPRYTIGGFLARANEGRTLYYWS; encoded by the coding sequence ATGGAACCGTTAGCCCGCGCAGATTGGTTCAAGTTCCGCTCCGTCGACTTCACGCAGCTCGACGCCCTGGAGGACTGCCTGGAGGCGTTCGCGAAGCGGGAGCTGGATGGCGTGGTGATTCGCCAGGTCTACCCCGAGGCGTACATGCGGGAGATCAGCTCGCGCATCGAGAGACACGAGCCGCCCTTCCATGTCTTTCCCCGGGGCGCCGACCCCCACAAGGCCCGACAGGGGAAACACCTGTATGGCATCACCTTGGTGGCCGCCGACCGTGACCTGCCAGAGTATTTCCGCGTAGCGGAGGGCTTTCGCGTCCAGTGCCGGGATCTGTTCCGGGATGGCGCCGACTACGAGGCGCGGCTGAAGTCCATCTTCGAGGTGCTCGGGGGCGGCCGCTCGGTGGAGCTCCCACGCAACCCCGATGGGCAAGGGTACATGCCCGCGACCATCCGGATTCTCCCCTCGGGCGCCGCCATTGACCTGCACTGCGACAACAACCTCAGCCATCACCCGTCCTACGCGCACCTGAAGACAGTCTGCGACGTCAGCGACCAGCTCAGCTTCTTTCTCACGCTCAATGCTCCGGGAGGCGGAGGGGAGCTGTTCGTCTACTCGCGCCGCTGGTCGGACTCGGATGACGTGGGGAGCCAGTATGTCGTGAGCAAGGATGCGTCCCTGGTGGAGGGTTGCGAGTGCCTGGCCCTCAAGCCCCAGCCCGGCGACCTCATCCTCTTCGCGGGCGGGCGCATCTACCACCGCGTCGCGCCGACCGAGGGGACCCGCCCGCGCTATACCATTGGTGGATTTCTGGCCCGCGCGAACGAGGGGCGAACGCTCTACTATTGGAGCTGA
- a CDS encoding YcjF family protein produces the protein MEETAKQEAREARGRDIVKKYSLWSMGAGALPLPGLDIAAFMVVQLRMLGELAELHSVSFHEQRARGVVAALLGAASSTLLGRPLVFSLLKGVPVIGSTAGVLSGAVSMAGLSRAIGRLFIQHFETGGTLLTFDAKAMRAHFMREFEKNEGAEVRSATPPPVPGPAV, from the coding sequence ATGGAAGAGACGGCGAAGCAGGAGGCTCGGGAGGCTCGCGGGCGTGACATCGTGAAGAAATACTCCCTGTGGTCGATGGGGGCGGGCGCCCTCCCGCTCCCGGGTTTGGACATCGCGGCGTTCATGGTCGTCCAACTGAGGATGCTGGGGGAGTTGGCCGAGCTGCATTCGGTGTCATTTCACGAGCAGCGTGCCAGGGGCGTTGTCGCGGCGTTGCTGGGCGCGGCCTCCTCCACGTTGCTGGGACGCCCGCTGGTGTTCAGCCTGCTGAAGGGCGTGCCGGTCATCGGTTCCACGGCCGGTGTCCTGTCCGGCGCGGTGTCGATGGCGGGGCTTTCGCGTGCCATTGGCCGTCTGTTCATCCAGCACTTCGAGACCGGGGGCACCCTGCTCACCTTCGACGCGAAGGCCATGCGCGCTCACTTCATGCGTGAGTTCGAGAAGAACGAGGGGGCGGAGGTCCGTTCCGCCACGCCCCCTCCCGTCCCGGGTCCAGCCGTGTAG
- a CDS encoding phytanoyl-CoA dioxygenase family protein: MTGLPELHAQWTSTEAEAEAAALRAKGHVLLRGVFSPEELAAYRPSLRDYIQDKRKRLTEGERNLGASPENTLFSLGDAPRPVADFVTAPRLGAIVARLLGVEAVRILHFCGFFKPGGGPPTPWHQDLTFIPLDSAQALSVWIPLRDVTAEMGGLVFAEGSHQQGHQEPSAASRFRLARNGPMKAGDVSLHMGWTLHAAGGNTSTVMREAVAVCFYADGARVTSEEGLPFRRSLMSSYFAGLRPGDVAAGPMNPIVFRRSGPPGDTQGAPP; encoded by the coding sequence ATGACCGGACTGCCGGAACTCCACGCGCAGTGGACGTCGACCGAGGCGGAGGCCGAGGCAGCGGCGTTGCGCGCCAAGGGCCATGTCCTGCTCCGGGGCGTCTTCAGCCCCGAGGAGCTCGCCGCCTACCGGCCCTCGCTGCGGGACTACATCCAGGACAAGCGGAAGCGGCTCACCGAGGGCGAGCGCAACCTGGGCGCGAGCCCCGAGAACACCCTCTTCAGTCTGGGGGACGCACCCCGGCCCGTGGCCGACTTCGTGACCGCGCCACGGCTGGGGGCCATCGTGGCCCGGCTGCTGGGCGTCGAGGCCGTGCGAATCCTCCACTTCTGCGGCTTCTTCAAGCCCGGCGGCGGACCGCCCACGCCGTGGCATCAGGACCTGACCTTCATCCCGTTGGACAGCGCTCAAGCGCTCTCCGTCTGGATACCGCTGAGGGACGTCACCGCGGAGATGGGAGGACTCGTCTTCGCGGAGGGCTCGCATCAGCAGGGCCATCAAGAGCCCTCGGCCGCGAGCCGCTTCCGGCTGGCGCGGAACGGGCCCATGAAGGCCGGTGACGTGTCGCTGCACATGGGGTGGACCCTGCATGCCGCCGGGGGCAACACGAGCACGGTGATGCGCGAGGCCGTCGCCGTGTGCTTCTACGCGGATGGGGCCCGGGTGACGAGCGAGGAAGGGCTCCCGTTCCGCCGCAGCCTCATGTCGTCCTACTTCGCCGGGCTCCGCCCGGGTGACGTGGCCGCTGGGCCCATGAACCCCATTGTCTTCCGGCGAAGCGGCCCGCCGGGTGACACGCAAGGAGCGCCCCCGTGA